From the genome of Ptychodera flava strain L36383 chromosome 20, AS_Pfla_20210202, whole genome shotgun sequence, one region includes:
- the LOC139119984 gene encoding rho GTPase-activating protein 19-like isoform X1 has product MTSRAIYCNPNYYLEAMKHKYPDVFNEWCCNELSHVLDFSGTESVGDLLKGNCELKYPKSSIKRVKIQGQKRKVTGGVFGAPLTAEGYCQAKLLIEFLKRHLHVEGIFRVPGNSSRQCKLKEKIIGGDIIDLDTDIFTPHDVACVLKAFLGELPEPLLSDRQFQAHVQAAGLTYKIDGHNLPGSSEENIQKWREKRKQDHILALTYLFLMLPSSSYKLLLELLDLLHLAAKEQSNNKMTAFNLGVMFAPHILWPRYFTTEDVRDQDFVNKLNTGVEFMIKHAQKICKVPQFLLGKCESYIRNGGSLIPKQNVKETVVLERMPPDTPDGGVMISLPQPAGVHVRSRQNTEEALGKMYNDIKQMQPSAKRRKLMKNFAKNCHMPGTPNEVREDAARYMRAKKHSRSKSFGGVIKRHVLGTPSKKSSKGSVISPPKSERSKSAKRPVISRPIFAGNSDKTQQKHTHYTKRRDQAPVNTTPLSTTNQTPAGHVVRITNKSQDAITSTPSHQKPKHEAFSQRLFSADAARIDNETPKRSTSPSRIIYQNSPNHGKENTTSHKQHRLVTGNH; this is encoded by the exons ATGACATCCAGGGCCATTTACTGCAACCCTAATTACTACCTGGAAGCTATGAAGCACAAGTACCCAGATGTCTTCAATGAGTGGTGTTGTAATGAATTGTCACATGTGTTAGACTTCAGTGGGACAGAGAGTGTTGGAGATTTGCTAAAAGGAAACTGTGAACTTAAATATCCCAAGAGTTCGATTAAAAGAGTCAAAATACAAGGTCAGAAACGGAAAG TCACAGGAGGTGTTTTTGGTGCACCTTTAACAGCTGAAGGATATTGCCAAGCAAAACTTCTTATTGAGTTTCTAAAGAGAC aCCTGCATGTGGAGGGCATATTCCGTGTACCTGGAAACTCTTCTAGGCAATGTAAACTTAAAGAGAAGATCATTGGAGGAGACATTATTGACCTGGACACTGACATTTTCACACCTCATGATGTAGCCTGTGTTTTAAAAGCATTTCTTGGTGAACTTCCAGAGCCTTTATTGTCGGATAGGCAGTTTCAGGCACATGTACAAGCTGCAG GCCTCACATACAAAATAGACGGCCACAACCTGCCAGGTTCAAGTGAAGAAAACATCCAGAAGTGGAGAGAAAAGAGAAAACAAGATCACATCCTGGCCCTCACGTATCTATTCCTCATGTTGCCCAGTAGCAGTTACAAGTTGCTGCTTGAGTTGCTTGATTTGCTTCACTTAGCAGCCAAGGAACAGAGCAACAACAAGATGACAGCTTTCAACCTCGGTGTGATGTTTGCACCGCATATACTGTGGCCAAGATAC TTTACCACTGAAGATGTTAGGGATCAAGATTTCGTGAATAAATTAAATACTGGAGTGGAATTTATGATTAAACACGCACAGAAGATTTGTAAG GTCCCCCAATTTCTGCTGGGTAAGTGTGAATCATACATAAGGAATGGTGGGTCGTTGATACCGAAACAAAACGTGAAGGAAACAGTGGTACTGGAAAGAATGCCACCAGACACACCAGATGGCGGCGTCATGATCAGTTTACCTCAGCCAGCTGGTGTCCATGTGAGAAGTCGTCAAAACACAGAGGAAGCTCTCGGAAAGATGTACAATGATATCAAACAAATGCAACCAAGTGCCAAACGAAGGAAATTAATGAAGAAT TTTGCAAAGAACTGCCACATGCCTGGAACACCCAATGAGGTCAGAGAGGATGCAGCGCGGTACATGAGAGCCAAGAAACATTCTAGAAGTAAATCATTTGGAGGCGTCATCAAG AGACATGTCTTGGGAACACCTTCAAAGAAAAGTTCAAAAGGATCAGTGATTTCACCTCCAAAGTCAGAGAGA TCAAAGTCAGCAAAGAGACCAGTTATCAGTAGGCCGATCTTTGCTGGCAATTCTGATAAAACACAGCAGAAACACACCCACTATACTAAACGTAGAGACCAAGCACCTGTAAATACCACACCTCTATCAACAACCAATCAG ACACCAGCAGGGCATGTAGTGAGAATCACTAACAAAAGCCAAGACGCAATCACATCAACACCGTCACATCAAAAACCAAAGCATGAGGCCTTCAGTCAGAGGCTATTTTCAGCCGATGCGGCACGCATCGACAATGAAACACCGAAACGTTCAACTTCGCCAAGCAGAATCATATATCAAAACAGTCCCAATCACGGCAAG GAAAACACAACATCTCACAAGCAGCACAGACTGGTTACCGGAAACCATTGA
- the LOC139119984 gene encoding rho GTPase-activating protein 19-like isoform X2, which yields MTSRAIYCNPNYYLEAMKHKYPDVFNEWCCNELSHVLDFSGTESVGDLLKGNCELKYPKSSIKRVKIQGQKRKVTGGVFGAPLTAEGYCQAKLLIEFLKRHLHVEGIFRVPGNSSRQCKLKEKIIGGDIIDLDTDIFTPHDVACVLKAFLGELPEPLLSDRQFQAHVQAAGLTYKIDGHNLPGSSEENIQKWREKRKQDHILALTYLFLMLPSSSYKLLLELLDLLHLAAKEQSNNKMTAFNLGVMFAPHILWPRYFTTEDVRDQDFVNKLNTGVEFMIKHAQKICKVPQFLLGKCESYIRNGGSLIPKQNVKETVVLERMPPDTPDGGVMISLPQPAGVHVRSRQNTEEALGKMYNDIKQMQPSAKRRKLMKNFAKNCHMPGTPNEVREDAARYMRAKKHSRSKSFGGVIKRHVLGTPSKKSSKGSVISPPKSERTPAGHVVRITNKSQDAITSTPSHQKPKHEAFSQRLFSADAARIDNETPKRSTSPSRIIYQNSPNHGKENTTSHKQHRLVTGNH from the exons ATGACATCCAGGGCCATTTACTGCAACCCTAATTACTACCTGGAAGCTATGAAGCACAAGTACCCAGATGTCTTCAATGAGTGGTGTTGTAATGAATTGTCACATGTGTTAGACTTCAGTGGGACAGAGAGTGTTGGAGATTTGCTAAAAGGAAACTGTGAACTTAAATATCCCAAGAGTTCGATTAAAAGAGTCAAAATACAAGGTCAGAAACGGAAAG TCACAGGAGGTGTTTTTGGTGCACCTTTAACAGCTGAAGGATATTGCCAAGCAAAACTTCTTATTGAGTTTCTAAAGAGAC aCCTGCATGTGGAGGGCATATTCCGTGTACCTGGAAACTCTTCTAGGCAATGTAAACTTAAAGAGAAGATCATTGGAGGAGACATTATTGACCTGGACACTGACATTTTCACACCTCATGATGTAGCCTGTGTTTTAAAAGCATTTCTTGGTGAACTTCCAGAGCCTTTATTGTCGGATAGGCAGTTTCAGGCACATGTACAAGCTGCAG GCCTCACATACAAAATAGACGGCCACAACCTGCCAGGTTCAAGTGAAGAAAACATCCAGAAGTGGAGAGAAAAGAGAAAACAAGATCACATCCTGGCCCTCACGTATCTATTCCTCATGTTGCCCAGTAGCAGTTACAAGTTGCTGCTTGAGTTGCTTGATTTGCTTCACTTAGCAGCCAAGGAACAGAGCAACAACAAGATGACAGCTTTCAACCTCGGTGTGATGTTTGCACCGCATATACTGTGGCCAAGATAC TTTACCACTGAAGATGTTAGGGATCAAGATTTCGTGAATAAATTAAATACTGGAGTGGAATTTATGATTAAACACGCACAGAAGATTTGTAAG GTCCCCCAATTTCTGCTGGGTAAGTGTGAATCATACATAAGGAATGGTGGGTCGTTGATACCGAAACAAAACGTGAAGGAAACAGTGGTACTGGAAAGAATGCCACCAGACACACCAGATGGCGGCGTCATGATCAGTTTACCTCAGCCAGCTGGTGTCCATGTGAGAAGTCGTCAAAACACAGAGGAAGCTCTCGGAAAGATGTACAATGATATCAAACAAATGCAACCAAGTGCCAAACGAAGGAAATTAATGAAGAAT TTTGCAAAGAACTGCCACATGCCTGGAACACCCAATGAGGTCAGAGAGGATGCAGCGCGGTACATGAGAGCCAAGAAACATTCTAGAAGTAAATCATTTGGAGGCGTCATCAAG AGACATGTCTTGGGAACACCTTCAAAGAAAAGTTCAAAAGGATCAGTGATTTCACCTCCAAAGTCAGAGAGA ACACCAGCAGGGCATGTAGTGAGAATCACTAACAAAAGCCAAGACGCAATCACATCAACACCGTCACATCAAAAACCAAAGCATGAGGCCTTCAGTCAGAGGCTATTTTCAGCCGATGCGGCACGCATCGACAATGAAACACCGAAACGTTCAACTTCGCCAAGCAGAATCATATATCAAAACAGTCCCAATCACGGCAAG GAAAACACAACATCTCACAAGCAGCACAGACTGGTTACCGGAAACCATTGA